The genomic stretch cgtaggccattaccaattcgtggggctgAACCAATATAATTTGTTGtatcgtttactgttctttccattagatctatttcaacactttcTATCACATTAAGCAttagactccgtgtcagttgaccaaaacgagggtcaacattctggtgctttcattgagagattaagacgaggttgttgaagcactaatggcaaagacaacaaagaagactgggtaggcggctggcgctgcaccatctcaacctccttctccgaacatggctgaaaatgagccacacttggaatttgatgaggaggaactagacTCTGAAAcactgagaaataccctgggggtattgcaagatgaattggccaatctgagggccagtcaagaaagcgCTGCGAAGACCATGGCGCGACAGCAACAAGAAATAGAGcatcagcgccaagagctgagtgaaagacaggcggagatggaccgtcgtcagagggaggccatggatgccctcgaagcagccctgcaattggctaggaatcaggctgcacctgcctcacagcctaatcaaccctcaaatgggccacctcaaagcggtcccaatcctagccctccaataCAGCCAACAAGCCCCCAAAGGTCGGAGCACCCGCCAATgcctcaagatgatgtcccacctaagTACCCTGAGACACAGCCttcatctcaggctggtcgaggcaatcctcaacagccaaggcagaatagggccgagcagcagccccgcagccctagacaccAGGGGGTGAAGAGTCGCACCCACCGAGCAAGGGACATCGTCCTTCTGACactagaaggaactcagagacaggctctgcggtcaagggccccccatggcatgataatgcacggggacctaccgaccagcacAGGCCTTCCCTTAATGCTCGGGAAGTTCCaacccgaggaggcaaccgaggagacagtcggtcccaccatagccaatcgaggttcagagatggccatggctacaatgaggctgactcaggcagagggaattccgttcggaggaatgaggagagaggtggaggcagaagcccaccacctagagaagatcaacaagcgagacgtaatgctggggggcaacccagacaaaaCAATGTCTTTAGCCGGCTCGAAGCCAGCGAGCAACGACGAAGAGATgacgacttaagggatgtactcaacgaccactgggaacggcacgacgagtatATTCCcctggcaccagaggccccggcaaTTCCTGAAGTCgttcaggcccagatagatgccctgaaccaagcagtacaacagctggtcgggggaagaacatcatacattgagtacgacaggagaaggggcactcctttcgtttaGAGGATcgctgtggcagagactcccagtaagtttaaaatgcccacactgccaaactttgacgggtatggtgacccggtatctcatgtcaacaagtttgagatacaaatggacattcagaaggtgtccaaagatgctcggtgcaggatctttcctgcaacactttctgatgctgcacgggagtggttctttaagttccctcctgcaagtattgtatcttgggagatgttcgtaaaggagttttacggacaattctatgcgagtcgtgtgcacccaactaaggaaaaccagctggtcgagatacaccagcaagaaggagaaccactgaaagactacgtccagcgttttatgcgagctgcggctggagccaaaacagtgggagacaaaggcaaaatgatggccctaactgcaggagttaggcgacGTACacctctttggagtagcctcaggaagcatggggttaaaactacccaagaattttttgatcgagttgatcgatacatcaagctcgaggatgccattgccagcgagggaaagaccccaaataaatataaggggactgaagaccccgccaaagccgccaatgggtcaaagcccaacggcaacggcaaaggcatcgggaatggcaatggcaagaatggggggaagaggccccataacgaaccctctacctccgagaataagcgcgctaagggaaatcgttatgagccaaggttcaccaactacactgcccttgtcgattctcgagcagaggtgtatcaggccacaagttccagtgtgccttacaaaagacccgctgccattcgaaaggatatttcgaaaagggataccaccaagttctgtcattttcacaacgactacagaCACGATACGAATGAGTGCaatcagctgaaggatgaaatcgagttccttattagacaaggacacttgaggagatacgtacgggcctcgggagcttaccaacgagaggctccaggtgacaacgagcaggcacctacatgccaacgctcgccacctttacagcctgaccccgtggctggcaccttactcaccatctgcggaggcccgcatctTGCGGGAAACaatggaaaggcaagggaacgatatgctgggaccctacgccacgaccaggacatcaagatgatgaatgtggaggactgggcatcaaagaaggctcagatagaggacggtgaaataaccttctctgattgcaatgcccagcatgtccgattcccacattctgatccgctagtcgtggatgttcagattgccaacatgatggtgaaaagagtgctggtcgatacaggaagttcagttaacatcctgtataaatcttcgctggaacgaatgaagttgtccgtcaaggacttggagccctgcaaccaaacaatttacagtttctctggtgagggactcactccaacagggtcaatcaggcttccagtaacaGCAAGTACAGCGCCCGCtactaggacattactcactactttcatagtagtcgattgtccttcggcctacaatgctgtaattggaagacccatactggttgaccttcgggctctcacctcaatatggcacttggccatgaaattcccaacagacacaggggtaggacgcgtgttgggaaaccagagggaagaaagggagtgctacaatgcctcaatcactaaggccaaaaagggtatgtcgaggagcgctcccccagaaaagttgcagatggccattgatgtacaagcccaatcaggtgatgaagtcaccaaatagggtgttgcccaaagtgaggatagagacttagatcctcgctttggggattttgaagaagatgtaggacctgtcgaggaccttgaggaggtccagcttgacgaagagtttccaaccagagttgtaaaggtcggcaaaaatttagaagcaacaaccaaacacgcactagtggaattttttaggaagaaccaggaagttttcgcctggtcacataaagacatggctgggatagatcctacagtcatcagccatgtcctgaacgtcgacaaaagctttccatctgtgcaacagaaaagaaggctgctcgataaagacagatcgaaagccttgaaagaagaagttgaaaaactaaaggagaatgggttcatcagggtggcgttttatccatcatgggtctctaatccagtactggttcccaagcctaatggcaaatggcgaacctgtgtggatttcacagaccttaataaagcctgccctaaggattgcttcccactcccaaggatcgaccagctggtcgatgcaactacaggccatgagatcctctctttcatggatgcatactcaggatacaatcagattagtatgcatccccctgacaaggatcacactagcttttggaccgttacagggctatactgttacaaagtaatgcccttcggattgaaaaacgctggtgcgacttaccagcgactatttaatcacatgtttaaggagttgattggagtaaacatggaggtgtacattgatgacatgctggtaaagtcaaaaaaagcagaaggacatgtgaaggatttacaagagtgtttcaatgttttgaataaatatcaaatgaagctaaatcctctcaagtgttccttcggagtaggatcagggaagttcttggggttcattttCAATTCGATGGGAAtcaaagctaatcccgaaaagatcaaggccctgatcgatatgaaatcgacagtaaagatcaaagatgtgcaaagtttgactggaagaattgtcgcgctcagtagatttatttcaaaattgacggataaatgcgtccctttctttaatctacttaggggcaacaagaagttcgagtggactgaagactaCGAACAggccttccaagccttaaaaTCCCACATGGCGTAGCCTtccgtcttatcaaagcctatagatggggaaactttgttcatttacctggcgatcactgaatatgctgctagtgcggtgctagtaagagaagaagaaggcatacaaaaggcggtgtactatgtgagcaagaggttaatcggggccgaattgagatatcctcccattgaaagattagcccattgcctaattttggccttgCGGAAGTtatgtccttacttccaagcccatccaatcacagtcttgactaatcagccccttcagcaagttttgcaaaagccagaggctgctggtcgtttgttgaaatgggcagtcgaactcgggcagttcgatataacatactcaccacgagcagcagtaaaaggacaagtcttggttgATTTCATTGccgaatttactgaactcccagacagcgagcagggtgaaaagcctagtgtgcctgagccttaagttgaagctccttcgtggaagctattcacaaacggatcatccaacgaatctcacgcaagagcaggagtgatattgataacgccagaagggcatcgatttcactgcgcaattaggtttgatttcaccgcttcaaacaacgaagctgagtatgaagccctactcactgggttaaggttggccaaagacataagcataaaattactggatatttacagtgatttacaactggtagtgaatcaggtcttaggggagtatcaagcacgaggtctgaaaatggtggcctatctgaacaaaaccaaagatctgttggcgcaatttgagaaatataccctccagtaaatacctcgagatcagaattcaaacgcagataccttagccaaactcgcgagtgcaaaggatgctgacactttgaatatagtgccagtcgagcggcTACACgcgccaagcatacgagcagtaGAAACAAATATGGAGGTCCGGTTAGTAGATACCtagatggcaccatacttggagtatctcacgagtggTATACTACCAGTAAATAGAAACAAAGATAGGACCCTTCAGAGACGAGAtgttaggtatatcctggtcaatggggttctataccgaagaggatactcaatgccactgctcaggtgtgttacaccaaaAAAGGCTAAAGAGTTGATGagggaggtacatgaaggcttctgtggagatcatgttggggggcagagcttatcaaagaagatcctaaggcagggttatttctggccgaccatgaacgaagactcgatagagtttgtgcgaaaatgtgataagtgtcagaggttttccaagatcccacgggcagctcctaatgagttaaagcatatgcaaagtccatggcccttcgcagtatggggtatagatttaatcgggtccttgccaacaggaaaaggtggggtgaaatacgcagtttgtggcggtcgactacttcaccaaatgggccgaggctgaaccactcgcaaccataatgacaaagaaagtacttgattttgtcatcaagaacattgtttgtcgatatggattgccaagaaagattgtctcggacaatggcacccaatCTGACAGTgacatgttcacagacttctgcgaaaggcatggcatcatcaagagcttttcttcagttgctcatccgcaagcaaatgggcaagtagaagcagtaaataagacattaaaggataccttgaagaaaaggctcgaggaagctaaaggaacatggccagaacagctgcctgaagtactctggtcgtatagaacttatCACCgaacagcaactggtcataccccattttccttagcatacggttatgaagctatgtttccagtcgagttagatccgccctcacatcaaagaatcacatacgaccaagaccaaaatagccaactgttgatggagtccctagacctgatcgaggagaaacgagagaaagcccaactccgagtagctgcgtaccagcaaaaagtcgctcgatattttaactccaaagtaaaagagagaaagttcagcgtcggagacttagtacttcgaagagttttcttaaacacccgcgaccaagttgctggagtactcagaccaaactaggaaggaccttaccaaattgaagaagtccttcatccaggcacatacaaacttgcacgcttaaatggagatctcgttccgcgttattggaatggagaacacttgcgcaagtattatcagtaaacagtccttaaaggattggcttaaattaatttttactttttacaagttttgaaaaagggttagtcatgttatatggctaatcgcttataagtgtaagatctttcaaagatcactcataaagacatgtttagtccatttaaatacgagaattataagggactatgcgcagccagtcatccttgccaaactttgtaattttttacaagtatttgttcattacatgtgttcttttgctgtattataagttttgcattttataccgagcagtaaagttcgtacaggttgtggtcaaggcaagtgaccaaggacctaaagctcctcaatcacttagggggcatataaggcacatagaaagcaaagcataccaagaggtatgtaaacacatggacaaaataagtgaaagcatgctacagtactttgagtatttttcaaaatttatattttgttaaatcaagccaaagtactatgccaggttcggtcatgcgaacagatattataataaaacagaaatattataatgtcaaaggaatccttttacaccgcgagcagtattgctcggatgtaaatgttaaattaaaaggtaaagctgcccatgcagcaatataaaaaagtaaacattgtcttaacatcatgaccagtgggtcatgcaaagaaaagaaaataacataaaagcagGCTAAGAagcagcaggaggatcctggggagcATTTTGGTCGACTGCGTCTTCTGCAGCTTCCCCTCTATCCATCCCCGTGGCCAGCGAAATCTCTGGGGAGGCAGGAACTCTGGCCCTTTCTTCAGCAGCCAGCCGAGCAGCACAACGAGCCAACTCAGCTgtcctggcatcctctggaaggtagccaaatttggcactttgattgtgtttccagaattcgtagaaacatcgaagtgtcgcattcttgtacctctccaggtccttggcgTTTGTGAGCCTGAGTTGATCCACTTGGCTCTTGAGGACGGCGATGCTCCTATCCTTCGCGAGATTTTCCTCCTGGAGCCTCTTGACTTCACGCCAGTGGGttcggctggcctcctggtatTCATCTCTCTGTTTTCTGGCATTTTCCAGAGAGGCTTGTTTCTCTGCCAGGTCCGCAGCCAaagaatccttctgctgggtcatCACCTCCAGCTCCCCCGCGTGCCTAGCCTCCGTGGCTTGAAGCTCCTCCGTTAGGTTCGCCTCCCTAGCACGGGTCTGCTCGATGCTTGCACCCGCGCGGGCGCGAGCAGCCGTcatggtcagcattgcctgcaagcaaagaataagagttagactGACTTCAAAAGGGAAAATCAGGACCATGAGAATAAAATAGAAGGAAGattacttacactggccacttcattgagGGCTCTATTGAGGATCTGGTCAACCCCCATTGTTTCTGCATTAGCCATGGCCTCCTTGCAGCGGTCATGCTTAAGGATGTGAGTAAGGCGATCCTTGGTTGACCTTAGGGCGCGTCCTGATAGTTTGGCCCCTGGGGGAATCCCCTCGGCTTGTTGGATCTGTTCGGTAGGGGCACGAGGTGAAGGAATCGTAGCAGCAGGAGGAGGCGGATTTTCCTTCTCGACAGGAGCAGGAGGCTGGGCAGATGTTTGGCCAGAGAGCCCATCCTTTGAAGGATCGGTGGCTCGATTCTTCTTGGCCGAAGGCACCTAGCTGGACTCACCGTCATGTTTCCTGGTCGATTTCCTCTTTCGAACCAAGggaacctcttcctcctcctgagtGCTGTACAAATCGAAAACGTTTGCAAAAGCCATTTCTGCAAAAGAGATAAACATGCAGACAGTAagccaaaaatagatgacaagttatgctgcatcagaaaagaaataaagaaaattagagagtcaaatacccgagctattactactggtcgctatactatttactctactagtcatacactcactctctggcatgaagaagtctggccctaggtttggagcatatgtaaaattgtcgtccccgtcgaataaaTGGCACTtcctgttggaaatgtgccctaaaagcatatgtagtagacattgttttaatgaaataaataaataaattgaatttattatgcatatatttatggactatattattctatgataatattatgtatatatcaggaaaattcctaagttcatatatgtgatctcaaacacgtattggtacgggaggattgtgtttgagataaatgaacttgaatagttcgcagtaaaataaagttatggaatctttagattaattactgcaagtacgatccactagtattatgaatacatgtgatctagatccggatcactagtgtggtaggacactttagtggaggtgctttatatattagagaatatatagaactggaccagatatgtttattaatacttagttaaatatcgtttcgaagtattaattaaatatatcaactgatgatcatatacaaatagatcttaatcttgaagttactatgaactcctgtttatgttatatgagttctttgattcacttgttagggtctgtcagaatgatcaggctagaaacttttgttttgggaactcattaatgtagatggatgggacatagtatacagatatggaatctatgccttctcacaagagattgaatgatggttctcttaagggttgacttttgggactgaaaggttattgagctcaaattcataatttagttatgaattaaccttcactagtagagtcaatggtacttaaggaaacaagagataattaaaagggtcaaacgataattttattcctgattaattatgaaccattattagagggttaagttttatgcaatgattatatcaatggacgctttatgattataaagtactcagtaaatgaaatgtctataattacaagagtgcagtctcatatttatagtggaataatcatgagattaataaattaagattatttaattaaagagtttaattaataatctcaaatttattggagcttggaattataggtccataggtccccatagcggctctatcaacactgttcaaggtaagacttgatatgaagggaaaatagtttaaagacatatttaagaagaaatttgttcttcaggccaaatatgcaattatatgataatagtgattaattaattaattacaaattagttgtagttaacaaaattaattaatatttaattattgtataattttcgaaattatattaaataattaaattaattttgaaatttaattaaataattaattaattataattttcgaaattataataaattaaatatttattttcataaattttggatttaattaattggtagaattaattaaatatctttatttgagtgggagataataatctgataagttcaaattggatttgaatttaaaagattaatatttattcaaataattaattatatttgataattaattaaaaagataattaatttgaattcaaatttgaattagttatcaggttgttagatcttatctgacaaagtaatttgaataaataattaaataaaaattgaaaaaccaacatccctaaaacttaggaagctacacgttcacacacagtccatggactgtgtgtggcgtgtcgggcattttcagggatgggttttttcatttttatttatttaattaattaattaatggataattcaaattttggtttttggattttttcattaatagaataattaattaattaaaaagtaaattgtaaaatggttacagatttattttttaaattttgaatatttttttttaagtatgactaatcagaaaattattcagaaaagtgagtgagacaactctgaacattcgctctgtgaaaaatagaacgatagttttctctccttgaaaataaagaaccaattctcaggcttattctcttgatctcatgtgttgagtacatcaagtagatacacaaataaactatccttcattctctaagtgcccacacatttcttgaggtgtagagaacgctttggaagatcttggtgtgagtacgtgggagcgacttggataggaagatcgttctaaatacgaaaagatagcaaggatacttgataggcttcaagaggtatgaattctatccttattttgtttatgattaatgtatgtgtattaatggatccgcatatttaaaggtagtttaaatatgttacaaaatttttgttgtaaactaggccaaccacaccaccattccgctgcgtattaggaaactcgttcctaacacttcCTTCCGCAGGTTCCCTCACATCCTAgtgaggggccaggaggccagctagcctcaagttggcctcggtgaccagggacttgacgctcttctcaacgtctgtcatgctggccaacatggcagacctcaacaccatgtctggtgttgggtctggtcgca from Humulus lupulus chromosome 5, drHumLupu1.1, whole genome shotgun sequence encodes the following:
- the LOC133780692 gene encoding uncharacterized protein LOC133780692, which gives rise to MANAETMGVDQILNRALNEVASAMLTMTAARARAGASIEQTRAREANLTEELQATEARHAGELEVMTQQKDSLAADLAEKQASLENARKQRDEYQEASRTHWREVKRLQEENLAKDRSIAVLKSQVDQLRLTNAKDLERYKNATLRCFYEFWKHNQSAKFGYLPEDARTAELARCAARLAAEERARVPASPEISLATGMDRGEAAEDAVDQNAPQDPPAAS